The Sesamum indicum cultivar Zhongzhi No. 13 linkage group LG6, S_indicum_v1.0, whole genome shotgun sequence genome has a segment encoding these proteins:
- the LOC105164138 gene encoding uncharacterized protein LOC105164138 — MGKAYKWFRSLLGLKSIDPAHNQKPSPKKKWSFAKSHKGKDPLKPLQHAVVPGAHNDDEASKHAIAVAAATAAVAEAAVAAAQAAAAVVQLTSSGRNISVAGSVGDDTAVASVTQSGAGYGSREEWAAVTIQSHFRAYLSRRALRALKALVKLQALVRGHLVRKQTAYVLKRLQALLRAQVRARTGRILISESPHSNTKPSQFNYPGPGTPDKFEHVVRARSMKHDHLMMLERNGSKSTGSVNYDPEKQRIWMDSRMGERLWEQASFTRTLPPEDDRAYKILEVDTGNPNSMSRRRSLFYSSHLSMGSDQNCQSFSTSKDSTTRQSVLSPSSGEAQSLSPLKFVQDVDESAFCTADNSPTFLSASSRGGSSKRGAIFTPAKSDGTRSCLSGYSDHPNYMAYTESSKAKVRSLSAPKQRPQFERSSSTKRYSVHGCGDSRPAQRVSALHANFTNKAYPGSGRLDRLGMPIRGDLAGPTCSHWHRS; from the exons ATGGGCAAAGCCTACAAGTGGTTCAGAAGTCTCCTCGGCCTCAAGAGCATCGACCCAGCCCACAATCAGAAACCGTCGCCCAAGAAGAAGTGGAGTTTTGCCAAGTCCCACAAGGGAAAGGATCCTCTCAAGCCTCTGCAGCACGCCGTCGTTCCGGGTGCCCACAACGATGATGAAGCCAGCAAGCACGCCATCGCGGTGGCTGCTGCCACCGCTGCAGTTGCTGAGGCTGCTGTGGCCGCGGCTCaggctgctgctgctgttgtcCAGCTGACAAGCAGCGGCCGGAATATTTCTGTGGCGGGGAGTGTTGGCGACGATACCGCTGTGGCAAGTGTTACTCAAAGTGGCGCAGGTTACGGGAGCCGAGAGGAGTGGGCCGCTGTTACGATTCAGTCCCATTTTCGTGCTTATCTG TCAAGAAGAGCTTTACGGGCACTGAAAGCATTGGTCAAGCTTCAAGCACTGGTCAGAGGTCACCTTGTGAGGAAGCAAACTGCATATGTTCTAAAACGGCTGCAGGCACTTCTAAGAGCACAAGTGAGAGCTCGGACAGGCCGAATTCTGATTTCTGAATCCCCACATTCGAACACAAAGCCCTCTCAGTTCAACTACCCG GGGCCGGGAACTCCTGACAAATTTGAGCATGTTGTGCGGGCAAGGAGCATGAAGCATGACCATTTGATGATGCTTGAG AGAAATGGTTCAAAATCAACTGGCAGTGTGAACTATGATCCAGAAAAACAGCGTATTTGGATGGACAGCAGAATGGGCGAAAGATTGTGGGAACAAGCATCTTTTACCAGAACTCTTCCCCCAGAAGATGACAGAGCTTACAAGATTCTTGAAGTGGATACTGGGAATCCGAACTCTATGTCCAGACGCAGGAGCCTCTTCTATTCATCCCATCTTAGCATGGGCTCAGACCAGAACTGTCAAAGCTTTTCTACATCAAAGGACTCAACAACCCGTCAATCAGTTCTGAGTCCATCATCAGGTGAAGCTCAATCTTTGAGCCCTCTGAAGTTTGTACAAGACGTCGATGAAAGTGCTTTCTGCACTGCCGACAATAGTCCCACATTCTTATCGGCATCATCAAGAGGTGGAAGCTCTAAGAGGGGGGCAATATTTACCCCTGCCAAGAGCGATGGAACAAGAAGCTGTCTTAGTGGTTACTCTGATCATCCAAACTATATGGCTTACACTGAATCATCAAAAGCTAAGGTGAGATCCCTCAGTGCCCCAAAACAACGTCCTCAGTTCGAGAGATCGAGTTCTACGAAGAGATACTCAGTTCATGGATGTGGTGATTCGAGGCCTGCCCAGAGGGTTTCTGCACTGCATGCCAATTTCACCAACAAAGCTTATCCAGGATCTGGCCGCCTGGACAGGCTTGGGATGCCCATTAGAGGCGATCTTGCTGGACCTACTTGCAGTCATTGGCACAGATCTTAG
- the LOC105164139 gene encoding serine/threonine-protein kinase EDR1 isoform X1, whose translation MDGGDKSAAGLYRLLLDRFQSLEASHQKLQEQFQVLLQEKTSNVSTKTFQEKDVTSDSGDMSSFPGWDSVPGTFYGGHPYRKVLEHMGHAVHVCRAGSGEIIYWNCAAEKLFGYKEYDVIGQRVVELLFDEEHYRLARALLERLSAGESWSGQLPLRKRSGQNFMAMVTKSPLYEDSELVGIVTVSSDAAVFNYSNWGNMRAHEDHANGHSFRRINLKKIQWHPQPQIAAVPQLASSVSNLASKFLRKRGDISCNTCRSTTEGEQAEVESQDARADRPPRAPTAKPGFSLSIGKSKAESMSSESQESTFELAQAPKFAIKLFSKLQIGAISNVEKAVDENIQQNGSEDNSRRKEAANGACCRRDSIESTSPICNLDANNYHAEDDLAGTPHALERKQRDTHLNPSVTNDQLLRSSDEKESVANVPNIKPLDSEDASPRQSDCHKIPTSGESFGSGHGSSSSRGENDSHMVVDIEIRWEDLQLREQVGQGSFAVVYRGVWNGSDVAVKVYSGSQYSEQTLLDYKKEIDIMRRLRHPNVLLFMGAVCTEEKLAMVTEYLTRGSLFKTLHRNNQSLDVKRRLKMALDVARGMNYLHHRNPPIVHRDLKSSNLLVDKSWTVKVGDFGLSKLKDSTFLTARSGRGTPQWMAPEVLRNEPSTEKSDVFSYGVILWELMTVRIPWSNLNSLQVVGIVGFMDRRLDIPDNMDHQISSIISDCWQSNPEDRPSFEDIIRRMTDLVHTSSGATARTASTP comes from the exons GAGGCCAGCCACCAGAAACTCCAGGAACAGTTTCAAGTTCTCTTGCAAGAGAAGACTAGCAATGTTAGCACCAAGacttttcaagaaaaggaTGTGACCTCAGATTCCGGAGACATGTCGTCATTCCCCGGATGGGATTCCGTTCCCGGAACGTTCTATGGCGGGCACCCGTATAGGAAGGTGCTGGAGCACATGGGGCATGCAGTTCACGTCTGTAGAGCTGGTTCCGGGGAGATCATTTATTG GAACTGTGCAGCTGAAAAGCTTTTCGGATATAAAGAATATGATGTGATTGGACAGAGAGTTGTTGAACTTCTCTTTGATGAAGAACATTATCGTTTGGCTCGGGCACTGTTAGAAAGGTTGAGCGCTGGGGAGTCTTGGTCAGGTCAGCTCCCTCTCAGGAAGAGGTCCGGCCAAAATTTCATGGCAATGGTTACCAAGAGCCCGTTATACGAGGATAGCGAGCTCGTTGGCATTGTCACTGTGTCTAGTGATGCAGCTGTATTTAATTACTCAAATTGGGGAAATATGCGAGCACATGAAGATCATGCTAATGGACATTCATTCCGTAGAATAAATTTGAAGAAGATCCAGTGGCATCCACAACCACAGATTGCAGCCGTGCCCCAGCTCGCATCTTCTGTTTCCAATTTG GCTTCAAAATTTTTGCGGAAACGTGGGGATATTTCCTGTAATACATGTAGATCTACAACAGAGGGTGAGCAAGCTGAAGTAGAAAGTCAAGATGCACGAGCAGATAGACCGCCAAGGGCCCCT ACTGCAAAGCCTGGTTTCAGTTTGTCCATAGGGAAGAGCAAAGCGGAATCGATGAGCTCGGAGAGCCAAGAATCAACATTTGAACTTGCTCAGGCTCCGAAATTT GCCATAAAGctcttttcaaaattgcaaatagGAGCGATCAGCAATGTAGAGAAAGCCGTGGATGagaatattcaacaaaatggaTCTGAAGATAATTCAAGGAGAAAGGAGGCAGCAAATGGAGCATGCTGCCGGAGAGATTCAATAGAGAGCACTTCTCCTATTTGTAATCTCGACGCTAACAATTATCATGCAGAGGATGATCTGGCAGGAACTCCCCATGctttagaaagaaaacaacGAGACACACATTTGAACCCCTCTGTTACTAATGATCAGTTGCTAAGATCAAGTGATGAAAAAGAGTCTGTGGCTAACGTGCCAAATATAAAACCATTGGATTCAGAAGATGCGTCTCCTAGACAGTCGGATTGTCATAAAATTCCAACTTCAGGTGAGAGTTTTGGCAGTGGACACGGAAGCTCCTCAAGCAGAGGTGAAAATGATTCGCACATGGTTGTGGATATTGAGATTCGTTGGGAAGATCTCCAATTGAGGGAGCAAGTTGGGCAAG GTTCATTTGCAGTTGTGTATCGTGGAGTCTGGAATGGATCG gatGTCGCAGTTAAGGTATATTCTGGAAGTCAGTACAGCGAGCAGACTTTGCTCGACTATAAAAAAGAG ATCGATATCATGAGAAGACTGAGACATCCAAATGTATTGCTGTTCATGGGAGCAGTGTGCACTGAGGAAAAACTTGCCATGGTCACAGAGTACTTGACCAG GGGAAGTCTCTTCAAAACTCTTCATAGGAACAACCAGTCGTTGGATGTCAAACGACGTCTGAAGATGGCTCTTGATGTG GCCAGAGGCATGAACTATTTGCACCACAGAAATCCTCCAATAGTACATAGAGACCTGAAATCTTCAAACCTTCTCGTCGATAAAAGCTGGACCGTGAAG GTTGGAGACTTTGGCTTATCAAAGTTGAAGGATTCAACTTTCTTAACGGCAAGATCTGGAAGAGGCACA CCTCAGTGGATGGCACCTGAAGTCCTTCGCAATGAACCTTCAACAGAAAA GTCAGATGTCTTCAGTTACGGTGTGATACTGTGGGAACTAATGACTGTACGCATTCCTTGGAGCAACCTTAACTCCTTGCAG GTTGTTGGAATCGTCGGCTTCATGGACCGCAGATTAGACATTCCAGACAACATGGATCACCAAATTTCTTCCATCATCTCCGACTGCTGGCAAAG CAACCCTGAGGACCGCCCGTCATTTGAAGACATCATCCGTAGAATGACAGACTTAGTCCACACAAGTTCTGGAGCAACAGCCAGGACGGCTTCCACGCCTTAA
- the LOC105164139 gene encoding serine/threonine-protein kinase EDR1 isoform X2 — translation MDGGDKSAAGLYRLLLDRFQSLEASHQKLQEQFQVLLQEKTSNVSTKTFQEKDVTSDSGDMSSFPGWDSVPGTFYGGHPYRKVLEHMGHAVHVCRAGSGEIIYWNCAAEKLFGYKEYDVIGQRVVELLFDEEHYRLARALLERLSAGESWSGQLPLRKRSGQNFMAMVTKSPLYEDSELVGIVTVSSDAAVFNYSNWGNMRAHEDHANGHSFRRINLKKIQWHPQPQIAAVPQLASSVSNLASKFLRKRGDISCNTCRSTTEGEQAEVESQDARADRPPRAPTAKPGFSLSIGKSKAESMSSESQESTFELAQAPKFAIKLFSKLQIGAISNVEKAVDENIQQNGSEDNSRRKEAANGACCRRDSIESTSPICNLDANNYHAEDDLAGTPHALERKQRDTHLNPSVTNDQLLRSSDEKESVANVPNIKPLDSEDASPRQSDCHKIPTSGESFGSGHGSSSSRGENDSHMVVDIEIRWEDLQLREQVGQVVYRGVWNGSDVAVKVYSGSQYSEQTLLDYKKEIDIMRRLRHPNVLLFMGAVCTEEKLAMVTEYLTRGSLFKTLHRNNQSLDVKRRLKMALDVARGMNYLHHRNPPIVHRDLKSSNLLVDKSWTVKVGDFGLSKLKDSTFLTARSGRGTPQWMAPEVLRNEPSTEKSDVFSYGVILWELMTVRIPWSNLNSLQVVGIVGFMDRRLDIPDNMDHQISSIISDCWQSNPEDRPSFEDIIRRMTDLVHTSSGATARTASTP, via the exons GAGGCCAGCCACCAGAAACTCCAGGAACAGTTTCAAGTTCTCTTGCAAGAGAAGACTAGCAATGTTAGCACCAAGacttttcaagaaaaggaTGTGACCTCAGATTCCGGAGACATGTCGTCATTCCCCGGATGGGATTCCGTTCCCGGAACGTTCTATGGCGGGCACCCGTATAGGAAGGTGCTGGAGCACATGGGGCATGCAGTTCACGTCTGTAGAGCTGGTTCCGGGGAGATCATTTATTG GAACTGTGCAGCTGAAAAGCTTTTCGGATATAAAGAATATGATGTGATTGGACAGAGAGTTGTTGAACTTCTCTTTGATGAAGAACATTATCGTTTGGCTCGGGCACTGTTAGAAAGGTTGAGCGCTGGGGAGTCTTGGTCAGGTCAGCTCCCTCTCAGGAAGAGGTCCGGCCAAAATTTCATGGCAATGGTTACCAAGAGCCCGTTATACGAGGATAGCGAGCTCGTTGGCATTGTCACTGTGTCTAGTGATGCAGCTGTATTTAATTACTCAAATTGGGGAAATATGCGAGCACATGAAGATCATGCTAATGGACATTCATTCCGTAGAATAAATTTGAAGAAGATCCAGTGGCATCCACAACCACAGATTGCAGCCGTGCCCCAGCTCGCATCTTCTGTTTCCAATTTG GCTTCAAAATTTTTGCGGAAACGTGGGGATATTTCCTGTAATACATGTAGATCTACAACAGAGGGTGAGCAAGCTGAAGTAGAAAGTCAAGATGCACGAGCAGATAGACCGCCAAGGGCCCCT ACTGCAAAGCCTGGTTTCAGTTTGTCCATAGGGAAGAGCAAAGCGGAATCGATGAGCTCGGAGAGCCAAGAATCAACATTTGAACTTGCTCAGGCTCCGAAATTT GCCATAAAGctcttttcaaaattgcaaatagGAGCGATCAGCAATGTAGAGAAAGCCGTGGATGagaatattcaacaaaatggaTCTGAAGATAATTCAAGGAGAAAGGAGGCAGCAAATGGAGCATGCTGCCGGAGAGATTCAATAGAGAGCACTTCTCCTATTTGTAATCTCGACGCTAACAATTATCATGCAGAGGATGATCTGGCAGGAACTCCCCATGctttagaaagaaaacaacGAGACACACATTTGAACCCCTCTGTTACTAATGATCAGTTGCTAAGATCAAGTGATGAAAAAGAGTCTGTGGCTAACGTGCCAAATATAAAACCATTGGATTCAGAAGATGCGTCTCCTAGACAGTCGGATTGTCATAAAATTCCAACTTCAGGTGAGAGTTTTGGCAGTGGACACGGAAGCTCCTCAAGCAGAGGTGAAAATGATTCGCACATGGTTGTGGATATTGAGATTCGTTGGGAAGATCTCCAATTGAGGGAGCAAGTTGGGCAAG TTGTGTATCGTGGAGTCTGGAATGGATCG gatGTCGCAGTTAAGGTATATTCTGGAAGTCAGTACAGCGAGCAGACTTTGCTCGACTATAAAAAAGAG ATCGATATCATGAGAAGACTGAGACATCCAAATGTATTGCTGTTCATGGGAGCAGTGTGCACTGAGGAAAAACTTGCCATGGTCACAGAGTACTTGACCAG GGGAAGTCTCTTCAAAACTCTTCATAGGAACAACCAGTCGTTGGATGTCAAACGACGTCTGAAGATGGCTCTTGATGTG GCCAGAGGCATGAACTATTTGCACCACAGAAATCCTCCAATAGTACATAGAGACCTGAAATCTTCAAACCTTCTCGTCGATAAAAGCTGGACCGTGAAG GTTGGAGACTTTGGCTTATCAAAGTTGAAGGATTCAACTTTCTTAACGGCAAGATCTGGAAGAGGCACA CCTCAGTGGATGGCACCTGAAGTCCTTCGCAATGAACCTTCAACAGAAAA GTCAGATGTCTTCAGTTACGGTGTGATACTGTGGGAACTAATGACTGTACGCATTCCTTGGAGCAACCTTAACTCCTTGCAG GTTGTTGGAATCGTCGGCTTCATGGACCGCAGATTAGACATTCCAGACAACATGGATCACCAAATTTCTTCCATCATCTCCGACTGCTGGCAAAG CAACCCTGAGGACCGCCCGTCATTTGAAGACATCATCCGTAGAATGACAGACTTAGTCCACACAAGTTCTGGAGCAACAGCCAGGACGGCTTCCACGCCTTAA